A portion of the Corynebacterium ammoniagenes DSM 20306 genome contains these proteins:
- a CDS encoding MsnO8 family LLM class oxidoreductase, translating to MGTVVLMRFSVLDRAAGTHHESHDETLRSVANHAQHVEKLGFSRFLVAEHHGVPGIPGSQPAQLATYVAAHTSTIRVGTGGIMVPNHPPYLIAEQIGLLQSLFPNRIDIGLGSSVGFTKPVREALRQGEPIELKARLEDDVEELLGYLAGTGAVSSFPADNARTPIYMLAGYRSALTAAKHGIGVITGGPLSTQADAIKAYRDNFTPSEFLDEPSAIASLNIAVADTTEKARNLLLPEAHSQVLSRSTGVFDELRVAADLDLDSLTAQQKKRIDESLAHTVYGTKDEVAAMLDDAAQNLSVEEFLVTGDIPDREGRSYSEELLMHLM from the coding sequence ATGGGTACAGTTGTACTTATGCGCTTTTCTGTTCTTGACCGGGCAGCCGGGACACATCATGAATCTCACGATGAGACCTTAAGGAGCGTGGCCAACCACGCACAGCACGTGGAAAAGCTCGGCTTTAGCCGCTTTCTCGTTGCCGAACACCACGGCGTTCCGGGAATTCCTGGCTCGCAGCCGGCGCAGCTAGCAACTTATGTTGCAGCCCATACCAGTACTATTCGCGTTGGAACCGGTGGGATTATGGTGCCGAATCATCCGCCGTATCTCATCGCTGAGCAAATTGGGCTGTTGCAATCGTTATTTCCCAACCGCATTGATATTGGTTTGGGCTCGTCCGTTGGCTTTACCAAGCCCGTGCGCGAGGCATTGCGTCAAGGCGAGCCCATAGAGCTTAAGGCTCGGTTGGAAGATGATGTCGAGGAGCTCTTGGGGTATCTCGCAGGCACGGGCGCGGTGAGCTCTTTTCCGGCGGATAATGCGCGCACGCCCATCTATATGCTGGCGGGATATCGCTCGGCCTTAACCGCCGCCAAGCACGGCATTGGTGTTATTACCGGAGGCCCGCTGTCCACGCAGGCGGATGCGATTAAGGCCTATCGCGATAACTTCACCCCGTCGGAATTTCTGGATGAGCCCAGCGCTATTGCCTCGCTGAATATCGCAGTGGCCGATACCACGGAAAAAGCCCGCAATCTTTTGCTGCCGGAGGCGCACTCCCAGGTGCTATCCCGGTCCACGGGGGTCTTCGATGAGCTGCGGGTCGCAGCAGACTTAGACTTAGATAGCCTCACCGCGCAGCAGAAAAAGCGTATCGATGAGTCGTTGGCACACACCGTCTACGGCACGAAGGACGAGGTCGCAGCAATGCTTGACGATGCCGCCCAGAACCTTTCAGTCGAAGAATTCCTCGTCACCGGCGATATCCCTGATAGGGAAGGACGCAGTTACAGCGAGGAACTTCTTATGCATCTGATGTAG
- a CDS encoding FUSC family protein, with protein MDFLLIFKTVLASTSAWWICVALLDSQMPFLAPWVAFLVMQPTVSSSLTSGFQTVIASGLGVLLSSAIGVFLGVEVWSYALALVLGMLGARIPGLRKEGATIATTAIFLLSTGFTEDVPALVDRMIEISIGVAIGVGVNLIVMPPLWDQQAASTVKSLRQQVADVLDQIGTEFSESWDSDRAHELSKTVNQMRRDLRQSWSTVEFAQNSRRRNPRALFHGTTGTRYEQVLISLDEAISHLRNLTRILASTSDSETLWDRQFREKWSTIVQTTATLMSNPDANVEPAVQQLDDLAHAMVTEKQLPEEGWPLYGALITSVRSIASLIDDVSTATSDA; from the coding sequence ATGGATTTTCTTCTGATTTTCAAAACGGTCCTCGCCTCGACCAGCGCTTGGTGGATCTGCGTGGCCCTGTTGGACTCTCAGATGCCTTTTCTTGCCCCGTGGGTCGCGTTCCTAGTGATGCAGCCGACGGTCTCCAGCTCCCTTACCAGTGGCTTTCAAACTGTGATTGCCTCTGGCCTCGGGGTGCTGTTGTCGTCGGCAATCGGGGTATTCCTTGGTGTCGAAGTGTGGAGTTACGCGCTGGCACTCGTGCTCGGCATGCTGGGAGCGCGCATTCCGGGGCTGCGCAAAGAAGGCGCCACCATTGCCACGACGGCCATATTTTTGCTCTCCACCGGGTTTACCGAAGATGTCCCCGCCCTGGTTGACCGCATGATTGAGATTTCCATTGGCGTTGCCATCGGCGTTGGAGTCAATCTCATCGTCATGCCGCCATTGTGGGACCAACAGGCAGCCAGCACGGTTAAATCCCTGCGCCAACAAGTTGCGGATGTTTTGGACCAAATTGGTACAGAGTTTAGCGAATCCTGGGATAGCGACCGCGCCCATGAGCTATCGAAGACCGTCAATCAAATGCGCCGCGATTTAAGACAATCGTGGTCGACCGTAGAATTCGCCCAAAACAGCCGCCGCAGAAATCCGCGGGCCCTATTTCACGGCACGACGGGCACGCGGTACGAACAGGTTCTCATTAGCCTGGATGAAGCAATATCGCACCTGCGCAACCTCACCCGCATTCTGGCCAGCACCTCGGACTCGGAAACTTTGTGGGACCGACAATTTCGCGAAAAGTGGTCCACCATTGTCCAAACCACCGCTACCTTAATGAGCAACCCTGACGCCAATGTTGAACCAGCCGTACAGCAACTCGATGACTTGGCACACGCGATGGTGACTGAAAAGCAACTACCCGAAGAAGGTTGGCCGCTTTACGGTGCGCTCATTACTTCCGTGCGCAGCATTGCATCGCTTATCGATGATGTCTCCACCGCTACATCAGATGCATAA
- a CDS encoding alpha/beta hydrolase produces MSDQLKRQDICEVAGATLTPETELPTVTKDNYQSLREAFGLGPALAKEAAEANNIVWEEHAIDGPEGPIDVTVLKPAELSGNSPLYITFHSGGMIIGDRFGAIGGGYDDLAWINEHNMIIVTPEYRLAPEYPAPAGLNDCYATLEWAVSQADAWGVDKERIMVGGASGGGGLAAGVALMARDRGDFDLFAQVLIYPMLDDRDKTVSAQQFAKPHGRIWPVESNEFAWNALLGEGHKTREVSPYIAPARATDVSGLPTTYIDVGSAEVFRDEDITYALRLLEAGVQTELHVWRGGYHGFDVFGIPSLLSSEATETRSNWMRRILT; encoded by the coding sequence ATGTCTGACCAGCTTAAGCGGCAAGATATTTGTGAGGTCGCAGGCGCTACCTTAACCCCTGAAACTGAATTACCCACGGTGACCAAAGATAACTACCAGTCTTTGCGGGAGGCATTTGGCTTAGGTCCGGCTCTGGCGAAAGAGGCGGCTGAGGCAAACAACATTGTGTGGGAAGAACACGCTATTGACGGCCCGGAAGGTCCAATCGATGTCACGGTGCTCAAACCGGCAGAACTGTCCGGCAATTCGCCGCTATATATCACCTTTCACAGTGGCGGCATGATTATTGGGGATCGCTTTGGTGCAATTGGCGGTGGTTATGACGATCTGGCATGGATTAATGAGCACAATATGATCATCGTGACCCCGGAGTATCGTTTGGCGCCGGAATATCCAGCGCCGGCAGGCTTAAATGATTGCTATGCCACCCTAGAGTGGGCGGTGTCCCAAGCGGATGCGTGGGGCGTGGACAAAGAGCGCATCATGGTCGGTGGCGCCTCCGGAGGTGGTGGACTGGCAGCCGGCGTGGCGCTGATGGCGCGTGACCGTGGGGATTTTGATCTCTTCGCGCAGGTTCTGATCTATCCCATGTTGGATGATCGCGATAAGACCGTTTCCGCGCAGCAATTTGCCAAGCCGCATGGCCGGATTTGGCCCGTGGAATCCAATGAGTTCGCATGGAATGCGCTGCTTGGTGAAGGCCATAAAACCCGAGAGGTCAGCCCATATATTGCCCCGGCCCGCGCGACTGATGTCTCTGGATTGCCCACCACCTACATTGATGTGGGCTCCGCGGAGGTCTTTCGCGATGAAGACATCACGTACGCCTTGCGTTTATTGGAAGCGGGCGTGCAAACGGAGCTGCACGTATGGCGCGGTGGTTATCACGGCTTCGATGTCTTCGGCATCCCCTCGCTATTATCCAGCGAGGCCACAGAAACGCGCAGCAACTGGATGCGAAGGATTTTGACTTAA
- the bcp gene encoding thioredoxin-dependent thiol peroxidase → MTEQNRLEVGDTAPAFSLQDDAGNTVSLSDYAGKRVVVYFYPRANTPGCTTEACDFRDAMEQLNDSDVAVIGISPDEPDALAKFREDHDLNFPLLSDPEKETLTAYGAFGEKNNYGKKVQGVIRSTFVVEPDGKIGAAKYNVKATGHVARIIKELD, encoded by the coding sequence ATGACTGAGCAGAATAGATTAGAAGTTGGAGACACCGCACCAGCCTTCTCTTTGCAGGATGATGCAGGAAACACCGTCTCTTTGTCCGATTACGCAGGAAAGCGCGTCGTAGTGTACTTCTACCCACGTGCTAATACCCCAGGCTGCACCACGGAAGCATGTGACTTCCGTGATGCCATGGAACAGCTCAATGACTCCGATGTTGCAGTCATTGGCATCTCCCCCGACGAACCAGATGCCTTGGCGAAGTTCCGTGAAGACCATGACCTCAACTTCCCTCTCTTGTCCGATCCAGAGAAGGAAACCCTCACGGCCTACGGCGCGTTTGGTGAAAAGAACAACTACGGCAAGAAAGTCCAGGGTGTTATCCGCTCGACCTTCGTGGTGGAGCCGGATGGCAAGATTGGTGCAGCAAAGTACAACGTCAAGGCCACCGGCCACGTTGCACGCATCATCAAAGAACTCGACTAA
- a CDS encoding L,D-transpeptidase, with product MSRSVVALTVVAALGLAGCTIERDPDDPNAQAVDAASSDGSGQVEKDKVDKPAPEISVADGAKDHNPYEPVTVTSLGKGLDEVTMTNEEGYVVMEELSDDGMEWTSAETLGFNRTYTIKAKDENGKTSSVTFKTPEMVNTTAASLSPLPDSEVGVGQTIGVRFNVAIPDREKAQEAITVTTAPEVEGAFYWLNDYEVRWRPKEYWEPGTEVDVDVDIQGVDLGNGIYGSDNNETNFTIGDRVTAIVDDATKLMTVYKNGEVLRSIPVSLGKDGGRWATPNGRYMIGDSHETLLMNSETFGYSIEDGGYKTMVNYATQMSYSGIYVHGAPWSVWAQGNTNTSHGCINVTEEAAQWFMNNTKRGDIVEVKNTTGGTLPVYDGLGDWNMSWEEWSAGNA from the coding sequence TTGAGCCGGTCGGTTGTAGCACTTACAGTCGTTGCGGCATTAGGGCTAGCTGGCTGCACCATTGAGCGAGATCCTGATGATCCGAATGCGCAGGCTGTCGATGCCGCGTCGTCCGATGGATCGGGCCAGGTGGAAAAGGACAAGGTAGACAAGCCAGCGCCGGAGATCTCTGTTGCCGATGGCGCGAAAGACCATAACCCTTATGAGCCGGTCACCGTGACCTCTCTTGGTAAGGGGCTGGACGAAGTCACCATGACCAACGAAGAAGGCTACGTTGTCATGGAAGAGCTTTCCGATGATGGCATGGAGTGGACTTCCGCGGAGACTTTAGGGTTCAACCGTACGTACACCATCAAGGCGAAAGATGAGAACGGTAAAACCTCATCGGTGACTTTTAAGACGCCAGAGATGGTAAACACCACGGCGGCATCGCTCTCGCCACTGCCAGATTCCGAGGTGGGTGTTGGCCAAACCATCGGCGTGCGCTTTAACGTTGCCATCCCGGATCGCGAAAAGGCCCAGGAAGCTATCACCGTGACCACCGCGCCAGAGGTCGAGGGCGCGTTTTATTGGCTCAATGACTATGAAGTGCGCTGGCGTCCGAAAGAATACTGGGAGCCAGGTACCGAAGTCGACGTGGACGTGGATATCCAGGGCGTGGACTTAGGCAATGGCATCTACGGCAGTGATAATAACGAAACCAACTTCACCATCGGAGATCGCGTCACGGCGATTGTGGATGACGCCACCAAGTTGATGACCGTGTACAAAAACGGGGAAGTCCTGCGTTCCATCCCGGTGTCTTTGGGCAAAGATGGCGGCCGCTGGGCAACGCCGAATGGGCGCTACATGATTGGCGATAGTCATGAAACCCTGCTGATGAACTCCGAGACTTTTGGCTATTCCATCGAAGACGGAGGCTATAAGACGATGGTCAACTACGCCACCCAGATGTCGTACTCTGGCATCTATGTCCACGGCGCGCCGTGGTCGGTGTGGGCGCAGGGTAATACCAATACCTCGCACGGCTGCATCAACGTCACCGAGGAAGCAGCCCAGTGGTTTATGAATAACACCAAGCGCGGGGACATCGTGGAGGTTAAAAACACCACGGGTGGAACCTTGCCGGTCTATGACGGCCTGGGTGACTGGAATATGTCCTGGGAAGAGTGGTCCGCCGGGAACGCATAA
- a CDS encoding TetR family transcriptional regulator: MTDKNPELLVPRRRPAQARSRVRFERILKAARDVLVDLGFESFTFDEVSKRAEVPIGTLYQFFANKYVLICELDREDTAANVEELNKFSQQVPALQWPDLLDEFIDHLARMWREDPSRRAVWHAVQSTPATRYTAAATEREMLEPLSQILKPLAQWMSDEERMELAGFLVHTVVSLLNYAIRSDDPQTIDGVITEIKRMLIAYLFSVAQGQQIPAQHLTSDPEL, encoded by the coding sequence ATGACCGATAAGAACCCAGAGTTGCTTGTCCCCCGGCGGCGTCCTGCACAGGCGCGCAGCCGGGTGCGTTTCGAACGCATCTTGAAGGCAGCTCGTGACGTACTGGTAGATCTCGGCTTTGAGTCTTTTACTTTCGATGAGGTATCAAAGCGCGCCGAGGTTCCCATCGGTACGTTGTATCAGTTCTTTGCCAATAAATACGTTCTGATTTGCGAGCTGGATCGAGAAGACACCGCAGCCAACGTTGAAGAGCTCAATAAGTTTTCCCAGCAAGTCCCAGCACTACAGTGGCCGGATTTACTGGATGAATTTATTGACCACTTAGCGCGCATGTGGCGCGAAGACCCGTCACGTCGCGCTGTGTGGCATGCCGTCCAGTCCACGCCCGCTACCCGCTATACGGCCGCGGCCACGGAGCGGGAGATGCTGGAGCCGCTATCGCAAATCCTCAAGCCTTTGGCGCAGTGGATGAGCGATGAAGAGCGCATGGAGCTCGCCGGATTTTTGGTGCACACGGTGGTGTCGTTGTTGAACTACGCCATCCGCAGTGATGATCCGCAGACCATTGACGGGGTCATCACCGAAATCAAGCGCATGCTCATCGCGTATCTCTTCAGCGTGGCGCAGGGGCAACAAATCCCCGCGCAGCACCTCACCTCGGATCCTGAGCTCTAA
- a CDS encoding HNH endonuclease signature motif containing protein, whose amino-acid sequence MDLLQAFALLTSNGVGLLRLFAERSPYDVASYGIEISLAKNYTKLADVLFGPADSPRLQRESVALAEKRELSINHLLMINKHAKKLKARGAAWKLRAELIAHEGTLEEVDAYGAQRVKEEVGETPKKPGVRIGRAVGGMRTISVTDSQRRITDLEKTLDSAAPDDQPRSGALLEAFWNQVEGGGQGLLRPEYRTVIAIGLDDFATISSGSGDEVVVGLSDGTTMTGAELIDAALTGSLGENLYAGLFHPTAGPVNLYQARFASLKQRILATAENLVCPWPDCTVPADRCQVHHIDAHKNGGHTTPSNLTMLCRYHNGVNDDDPTRRRRGRIQRHRGKMRLITPGGKPVANTHDLSTMGAMHLIK is encoded by the coding sequence ATGGACTTACTCCAAGCATTTGCGCTTCTCACCAGCAACGGCGTCGGCCTCTTGAGGCTGTTCGCCGAGCGCTCGCCTTACGATGTAGCAAGCTACGGCATTGAAATTTCTCTGGCGAAAAACTACACCAAGCTTGCCGATGTCCTCTTCGGCCCCGCCGATTCCCCACGCCTGCAACGCGAGTCCGTAGCCCTGGCAGAAAAGCGCGAACTCAGCATCAACCACCTGTTGATGATCAACAAGCACGCCAAGAAGCTGAAAGCACGCGGCGCCGCATGGAAGTTGCGTGCCGAACTTATCGCGCACGAGGGAACCTTGGAAGAAGTCGACGCTTACGGCGCACAGCGTGTCAAAGAAGAAGTCGGCGAGACACCAAAGAAACCTGGCGTGCGCATCGGCCGCGCCGTAGGTGGCATGCGCACCATCAGCGTGACCGATAGCCAACGCCGCATTACTGACCTCGAAAAGACCCTCGACTCCGCTGCGCCCGATGACCAGCCGCGCTCCGGGGCCCTGCTGGAGGCATTCTGGAACCAGGTCGAAGGCGGCGGCCAAGGTCTGCTGCGCCCGGAATACCGCACCGTGATTGCCATCGGGCTCGATGACTTCGCCACAATATCCAGCGGCTCCGGCGATGAGGTCGTCGTGGGCTTATCGGATGGCACCACAATGACGGGAGCAGAGCTTATCGATGCCGCCTTGACCGGATCTTTAGGCGAGAACCTCTACGCCGGACTGTTTCACCCAACGGCTGGCCCCGTCAATCTCTACCAGGCGCGGTTTGCATCGCTGAAGCAGCGGATTTTGGCCACTGCGGAAAACCTCGTGTGCCCGTGGCCAGACTGCACCGTTCCCGCCGATAGGTGCCAAGTGCACCACATCGATGCCCACAAAAATGGCGGACACACCACACCGTCGAATTTGACGATGTTGTGTCGCTATCATAACGGCGTCAACGACGACGACCCGACAAGACGAAGACGCGGACGAATACAACGCCACCGCGGGAAAATGCGACTTATCACCCCAGGTGGAAAGCCGGTGGCCAACACGCATGACTTAAGCACCATGGGAGCAATGCACCTCATCAAATAG
- a CDS encoding holo-ACP synthase: protein MTVGVDLVHIPGFAEQLSRPGSTFEQVFSPLERRHAQTRRDAAADATNSSLAGSRTEHLAGRWAAKEAFIKAWSQAIYGKPPVIEPDLVNFAEIEVLPDRWGRVALQLKGEVAAKLQESIGDVELALSISHDGDYATAQCLLRYQR from the coding sequence ATGACCGTGGGTGTGGACTTGGTCCACATCCCCGGCTTTGCCGAGCAATTGTCGCGCCCTGGTTCGACTTTTGAGCAAGTGTTTTCGCCGTTGGAACGTCGTCATGCTCAAACGCGCCGTGACGCTGCAGCGGATGCTACGAATTCGAGCCTTGCGGGTTCACGGACTGAGCACCTGGCTGGGCGGTGGGCGGCAAAAGAAGCGTTCATCAAGGCGTGGTCGCAAGCGATCTACGGCAAGCCACCAGTGATTGAACCAGACCTGGTGAACTTCGCAGAGATCGAAGTCTTGCCCGACCGCTGGGGCAGGGTAGCGCTGCAGCTTAAAGGTGAAGTTGCTGCAAAACTTCAGGAATCAATAGGCGACGTGGAGCTGGCGCTGAGCATCAGCCATGATGGCGATTACGCCACCGCGCAGTGCCTGCTGCGGTACCAGCGGTAA
- a CDS encoding glutaminase, with amino-acid sequence MQTPIPFYLDEILENVRYLDGGSVADYIPPLAAANPSYLGAALCTTTGHLYSAGDDSEEFTMQSISKPFVYALALQELGFEEVVAVVGMEPSGEAFNELSLNRDDHRPVNPMINAGAMTVTQLINGVDSGVDERVEHIRQYMSRLAGRDLTIDEETCDSELLFAERNLSLAHMLRNYEIIQDDAHDAVVTYTRQCSIQVNVKDLAVISATLANGGTQPITGEKILDPDVCRLTQAVMSSAGMYDGAGRWMAEVGIPAKSGVSGGLLGTLPGQLGIATFSPRLNSEGNSVRGVEAFKRLSQDMGLHLMSTDQRYGIHPIRDVEIINDAWVVRLQGVMNFSAAESILYRLEDYDITADEVLLDFSQVTTVNRIGRVMLKEGLRRMREAGFKIGVIDPDERIKDRTMRDGTQVVRRDDNEDYMINGEELL; translated from the coding sequence GTGCAGACTCCCATTCCCTTTTACCTTGATGAAATCTTGGAAAATGTGCGCTACCTCGATGGTGGTTCCGTTGCGGATTACATCCCGCCACTAGCAGCGGCGAACCCGTCCTACCTCGGTGCTGCCTTGTGCACGACGACGGGACACTTGTATAGCGCGGGTGATGATTCGGAAGAATTCACCATGCAATCTATTTCCAAGCCTTTTGTCTACGCATTAGCGCTGCAGGAATTGGGATTCGAAGAAGTAGTTGCCGTCGTGGGGATGGAACCGTCGGGTGAGGCATTCAATGAGCTGTCGTTGAATCGAGACGATCATCGCCCTGTGAACCCGATGATTAATGCGGGCGCGATGACAGTGACGCAATTGATTAATGGCGTGGACTCGGGCGTTGATGAGCGCGTGGAGCACATCCGCCAGTACATGTCGCGCCTGGCGGGTAGGGATCTGACCATTGATGAGGAAACGTGCGATTCCGAGCTGCTGTTTGCCGAACGCAATCTGTCTTTGGCGCATATGCTGCGCAACTACGAAATCATTCAAGATGACGCCCACGACGCAGTGGTGACATACACCCGCCAGTGTTCTATCCAGGTCAATGTCAAAGACCTGGCGGTGATTTCCGCAACCTTGGCTAATGGTGGAACTCAGCCGATAACGGGGGAGAAGATCCTGGATCCTGATGTTTGCCGCTTAACCCAGGCCGTGATGAGTTCTGCCGGAATGTATGACGGGGCGGGACGGTGGATGGCCGAAGTGGGAATTCCTGCGAAATCGGGAGTCTCCGGCGGTTTGCTTGGCACCCTGCCCGGCCAGTTGGGAATTGCGACGTTCTCGCCGCGTCTTAATAGTGAAGGAAATTCCGTGCGTGGCGTGGAAGCCTTCAAGCGGTTGAGCCAAGATATGGGACTGCACCTGATGTCTACTGACCAGCGTTATGGCATCCACCCCATTCGCGATGTGGAAATCATCAATGATGCCTGGGTGGTTCGCCTGCAAGGTGTTATGAACTTCTCCGCCGCGGAGTCCATCCTCTACCGCCTAGAAGACTATGACATCACCGCGGACGAGGTCCTGCTAGATTTCAGCCAGGTTACTACGGTCAACCGCATCGGCCGCGTCATGCTCAAAGAAGGGCTGCGCCGTATGCGCGAGGCGGGTTTCAAAATTGGTGTTATCGACCCCGATGAGCGGATTAAAGACCGCACCATGCGCGATGGCACGCAGGTTGTTCGCCGTGATGACAATGAGGACTACATGATTAACGGCGAAGAACTCCTCTAA
- a CDS encoding DUF3618 domain-containing protein, translating to MARNIDDIQRDIERTRRQLASTLDELADRSKPENLANDAKAAATEKLSQQNVQIALASVAALVVGAIAFSVVRSRRKHKDLKDLQHLLSQR from the coding sequence GTGGCACGCAATATTGATGACATTCAGCGAGACATCGAGCGCACCCGTCGCCAGCTCGCAAGCACTTTGGATGAGCTGGCAGATCGCTCCAAGCCAGAAAACTTGGCTAACGATGCCAAGGCTGCGGCTACTGAAAAGCTTTCACAGCAAAACGTGCAGATCGCTTTAGCTTCCGTTGCTGCGCTGGTCGTTGGCGCGATTGCGTTTAGCGTTGTGCGTTCTCGCCGCAAGCACAAGGATCTCAAGGACCTGCAGCACCTGCTCTCCCAGCGCTAA
- the orn gene encoding oligoribonuclease encodes MADMTSSATPAKHDRLVWIDLEMTGLDPKRHTIVEIAAIITDAELNVIGEGLDIVIHATDEELSRMDDFVTNMHNSSGLTEEIKAATTTLKEAETAVLELIEKHCDPEHPAPLAGNSIATDRTFIREYMPRLDKALHYRMIDVSTIKELARRWHPRAYFNQPDKGLAHRALADIVESIRELDYYRRSVFRTDEGPTSPEAAEAAKESNAAYQAFL; translated from the coding sequence ATGGCAGACATGACTTCTTCTGCCACTCCCGCCAAACATGACCGCCTCGTGTGGATCGATCTGGAAATGACCGGACTTGATCCCAAGCGCCACACCATCGTGGAAATTGCCGCCATCATCACCGATGCGGAACTCAACGTTATTGGCGAAGGCCTCGACATCGTCATCCACGCCACGGATGAAGAATTATCACGCATGGATGACTTTGTCACCAATATGCACAACTCCTCCGGCCTCACCGAGGAAATCAAGGCTGCCACCACCACGTTGAAAGAGGCTGAAACGGCAGTACTAGAGCTCATCGAAAAGCACTGTGACCCTGAGCACCCCGCTCCCCTTGCCGGCAACTCCATCGCCACCGACCGGACCTTTATCCGTGAATACATGCCGCGCTTGGACAAAGCCCTGCACTACCGCATGATTGATGTCTCCACCATCAAAGAACTAGCCCGCCGCTGGCACCCCCGCGCCTATTTCAACCAACCCGATAAGGGCTTAGCGCACCGCGCACTCGCCGATATCGTCGAATCCATTCGCGAGCTCGACTACTACCGCCGCTCGGTATTCCGCACCGACGAAGGACCAACCTCCCCCGAAGCCGCCGAGGCAGCCAAGGAATCAAATGCGGCCTACCAGGCGTTTTTGTAA